In Scylla paramamosain isolate STU-SP2022 chromosome 29, ASM3559412v1, whole genome shotgun sequence, a genomic segment contains:
- the LOC135115732 gene encoding myosin-10-like isoform X2 has product MQELELQHSELAAKDHLIQSLHQDLHRVEPEIEVKVQEIVERDRIIEEKIEQIEQQNKILVEIQITLDEKQKQLADMEQKVEESEQKVTKLTQDLDKSCKVIQTFAEEVHARDKEIVNLKKELKRKEKKVRDLVAELKETLDMLKKAKWEAETSGGEDGVKEMAEEENERLWAELESRKNEVVALQAEHKLSLSQAQDRLTRLQEQLDEKLKDLENQKNLHAKETEEQEARLREKAEQVARLEGQLQVLQSDMNSREGQLKTNQDVVEDLQDQLAQVKAELQTKKGELDNLQDELRKKNADMQDLVNRELWERNREVERLQDKLACLTTTSQGQLEAKEQELLRLKARLAEEAGTGKPVAGSVAQVTVVAGSCGPDVVTVNRPLNLSLTEDSGVAVQLLQREVNMVREEARALRLERSDLNNKLSILQQTLNDQNHQTAVPKSSSQNGRLADSRGKCQVEEQQQHKPTADFQGQVEVLCEELQATKKKIGQQLTQVNVCKYKEALRRHKQEITSLRKRLADSHNACDLLRTRLEELADFLERILELEEQGLISLSQLCPSQVASMHKTLDESRALSRSLSMSLMIGVDVSEQADPSLLSTSSWSLHEDTFSETHECPGQETLVDETLHQDDVLIQGGALQMKLETKECEVMSQNMSCLNERLVKSNQQLSEQAKVISELQAEVARLKDQGLPQHHHCSSADLSEPLPPPPLHLLQDSESSVAPVEGEGCPASDQSIPWGPKSVSSTDTAIKAHATHLEYLQQQQHKEGTNRLVVSQEQTWAPVSPSESEAWSEPDRNVSLARIGLDTSSLCGGPDRSMSRPRQLRSTAALTSESEAEVAPEDPVSAPLLSPASTSKASKRRSDVAELRRVTTKLRAVEQLNDTLRAELNIYQTLNQQLLPSPHQQRPSTSDKSVETHKGETADAAVGAEEASPALVTAPAPGVLTLPTPLLEEIRGLRGKLEEAIVNNDQLRDQLEAALTAHPQDEARFLHLTTAIQTAQEEQREAREKLQASQTALQKQEERCQQLNYKLQESEALVKQQQQQLEASQQQASAASQTLQEKESALKEQAALLIEREQEVRQLQSQVVQLQEEVARNGRLQEELQKQEARLLEVNKERLSLVGERARLQAQLASASTQARFQEPHASLLQQLETEQCTVSTLQKEREKLVVDKEALEKGTEVLREEVAALQAKITHLKAWHTQNTMFGSQHPHKEYPEQKQNAEPHLEDSIHLPGHQNNSNDAQQYEVEHQKILVRQLTAQLEAERQLTTNLQLQLKTLRTTGAVSPTTTTTTTTSATHGHDSVVEPISSPESVTSIEYYHQPLPDPTILWRHHSPAPIPAAPQRERRSSSSGRRRERESSSRRVSSRWSENKENIFVSSTLTNTTTTSSTTKRSRLSHSKESQGSILAPSHLHHSEEDNDGGTTSGESPDLGIGSDHHFSSLERGTTAHHHHTAPTARLTHTSPPPPPDPLCSEPSHSALMVENQQLREESANLKVRLVSTEETLKDVVERLSRSNQRKENVERAIYKQLHKTHDVLKKAKSHLKQANPLPQ; this is encoded by the exons ATGCAAGAACTGGAGCTGCAGCACTCAGAACTTGCCGCCAAGGACCACCTCATACAGAGCCTCCACCAGGACCTCCACCGG GTTGAGCCAGAGATAGAGGTGAAGGTGCAGGAGATAGTTGAACGTGACCGCATCATTGAGGAGAAGATAGAGCAGATTGAGCAGCAGAACAAGATACTGGTGGAGATACAGATCACGCTGGatgagaagcagaagcagcTGGCAGACATGGAGCAGAAAGTGGAGGAGTCTGAGCAGAAGGTGACCAAGCTGACCCAAGACCTGGATAAGTCATGCAAGGTGATACAG ACCTTTGCGGAGGAAGTCCATGCACGGGATAAAGAGATTGTCAACCTGAAGAAGGAATTAAaacggaaagagaagaaggtgcGGGACTTGGTGGCAGAGCTGAAGGAGACGCTGGACATGCTGAAGAAAGCCAAGTGGGAGGCAGAGACAAGCGGAGGCGAGGACGGGGTGAAGGAAATGgctgaggaggagaacgag CGACTGTGGGCTGAGCTGGAATCCCGCAAGAATGAGGTGGTGGCACTGCAGGCCGAACACAAGCTGTCCCTCAGCCAGGCCCAGGATCGCCTCACACGCCTACAGGAACAACTTGATGAAAAACTGAAGGATCTGGAGAACCAGAAGAACCTCCATGCCAAGGAGACAGAAGAGCAAGAAGCCAGGCTGCGGGAGAAGGCAGAGCAGGTGGCTAGATTAGAGGGCCAGCTGCAGGTCCTGCAGAGTGACATGAACAGCAGGGAAGGCCAACTAAAAACCAATCAAGATGTGGTGGAGGATTTGCAGGACCAGCTGGCTCAAGTGAAGGCAGAGCTTCAGACCAAGAAAGGGGAGCTGGACAACCTACAGGATGAGcttagaaagaaaaatgcagacATGCAGGACCTTGTGAACAGAGAGCTTTGGGAGAGGAATCGCGAAGTGGAGCGTCTCCAGGATAAGCTGgcctgcctcaccaccacatcccAGGGTCAGCTGGAAGCCAAGGAGCAAGAGCTGCTAAGACTGAAGGCAAGATTGGCAGAGGAAGCGGGCACAGGGAAGCCAGTGGCTGGAAGCGTGGCCCAGGTCACTGTAGTGGCTGGCTCATGTGGGCCGGACGTAGTGACAGTGAATCGGCCTCTTAATTTGAGTCTGACAGAAGACAGTGGAGTAGCTGTGCAGCTTTTACAGCGGGAGGTAAATATGGTGCGAGAGGAAGCCAGGGCACTGAGGCTGGAGCGCAGTGACCTCAACAACAAGCTTTCCATCCTTCAGCAGACCCTCAATGACCAGAACCACCAGACTGCTGTCCCAAAAAGTTCGTCACAGAATGGAAGGCTTGCTGACAGCAGAGGGAAGTGTCAAgtggaggaacagcagcagcacaagcCCACAGCTGATTTCCAAGGTCAGGTAGAGGTGCTGTGTGAAGAGCTGCAGGCCACCAAGAAGAAGATTGGTCAGCAGCTGACTCAAGTGAATGTCTGCAAATACAAGGAAGCTCTACGTAGACACAAGCAGGAGATTACGTCTCTCAGGAAAAGGCTGGCCGACTCCCACAATGCTTGTGACTTGCTGAGAACACGTCTGGAGGAACTTGCAGACTTCCTGGAGCGCATCCTGGAGCTGGAGGAGCAAGGACTTATCAGCCTCAGCCAGCTGTGCCCCAGTCAGGTGGCTTCCATGCACAAGACCCTCGATGAGTCCCGGGCACTGTCTCGTTCCCTCTCCATGTCCCTCATGATAGGGGTGGATGTCTCAGAGCAGGCAGACCCTTCACTCCTCTCAACCTCCTCTTGGAGCCTGCATGAAGACACCTTCTCTGAGACCCATGAATGTCCTGGCCAAGAGACTCTTGTGGATGAAACTCTGCATCAAGATGATGTTTTAATACAAGGGGGAGCCTTGCAGATGAAGCTTGAAACAAAAGAATGTGAAGTCATGTCCCAAAATATGTCTTGTCTTAATGAGAGGCTGGTGAAGAGCAACCAACAGTTAAGTGAACAAGCCAAGGTCATCAGTGAACTGCAGGCAGAAGTGGCACGGCTCAAAGACCAAGGCCTGCCCCAGCACCACCATTGCTCCTCTGCTGATCTGTCAGAACCTCTgcccccacctcctctccacctcctgcaGGACAGTGAGAGTTCAGTGGCTCCAGTGGAAGGTGAGGGCTGTCCTGCCTCTGACCAAAGTATTCCCTGGGGTCCTAAGAGTGTTTCTTCCACTGACACAGCCATCAAAGCTCATGCCACCCATCTGGAATacctacagcagcagcagcacaaagaGGGCACCAACAGGCTGGTAGTGAGCCAAGAACAGACGTGGGCCCCAGTGTCTCCTTCAGAGAGTGAGGCATGGAGTGAACCTGACAGAAATGTCTCACTCGCCAGAATTGGTCTGGACACCAGTAGCCTGTGTGGTGGGCCAGACCGCTCCATGTCTCGCCCTCGCCAGCTCCGCTCCACAGCAGCCCTCACTTCAGAGTCTGAAGCAGAAGTTGCCCCAGAGGATCCCGTCTCAGCGCCCCTCCTGTCCCCAGCCTCCACCAGCAAGGCATCCAAGCGACGGTCTGATGTGGCCGAGCTGCGGCGAGTCACCACCAAGTTGAGGGCAGTGGAACAGCTCAATGACACCCTGAGGGCTGAGCTCAATATCTACCAGACTCTCAACCAGCAGCTGCTGCCCTCACCCCACCAGCAACGCCCCTCCACTAGTGATAAGAGCGTAGAAACTCACAAAGGAGAGACAgctgatgctgctgttggagCAGAGGAAGCCAGTCCTGCTTTGGTCACAGCTCCAGCCCCAGGTGTGCTGACTCTCCCCACTCCACTGCTGGAGGAAATCAGAGGTCTTCGGGGAAAGTTGGAAGAGGCCATTGTCAACAATGACCAGCTGCGGGACCAGCTGGAGGCTGCCCTCACTGCCCACCCCCAGGATGAAGCCAGGTTCCTCCATCTCACTACAGCCATACAG ACTGCCCAGGAGGAGCAGCGAGAGGCTAGGGAGAAGCTTCAAGCTTCCCAGACAGCTCtgcagaaacaggaagaaagatgtCAACAACTGAATTACAAACTGCAGGAGAGTGAGGCCCTtgtaaaacaacagcaacaacagctaGAAGCTTCACAGCAGCAGGCCTCAGCAGCCTCTCAGACTTTACAGGAGAAGGAGTCAGCCCTCAAAGAGCAAGCAGCCCTACTGAttgaaagagaacaagaagtaagGCAGCTACAGAGCCAAGTGGTTCAGCTGCAGGAGGAAGTTGCTAGGAATGGAAGGCTGCAAGAGGAATTACAGAAGCAGGAGGCACGTTTACTGGAGGTGAACAAGGAGAGACTGTCCCTAGTAGGAGAACGGGCCAGACTACAGGCCCAGTTGGCTTCTGCCTCCACTCAGGCTCGCTTTCAGGAGCCCCACGCATCCCTTCTTCAGCAGCTGGAGACTGAGCAGTGCACTGTTTCCACTCtgcagaaggaaagagagaagctaGTGGTTGATAAGGAGGCACTGGAAAAGGGAACAGAGGTGCTGCGGGAAGAGGTGGCTGCCTTGCAGGCCAAGATCACCCACCTCAAGGCTTggcacactcaaaacacaatgTTTGGCTCACAGCACCCACACAAGGAATATCCAGAACAGAAACAGAATGCTGAGCCACACCTTGAAGACAGCATTCACCTGCCTGGACACcagaataacagtaatgatgcaCAGCAGTATGAGGTTGAGCATCAGAAAATCTTGGTTAGACAGCTAACAGCACAGTTGGAGGCTGAGAGGCAGCTGACAACCAACTTACAACTGCAGCTCAAGACCCTAAGAACCACTGGTGCTGTTTccccaaccactaccaccaccaccaccacatctgccACACATGGCCATGACT ccGTGGTGGAGCCCATCAGTTCACCAGAGAGCGTCACCAGCATTGAGTATTACCACCAGCCCCTGCCAGACCCCACCATTCTGTGGCGGCACCACAGCCCTGCCCCCATCCCTGCAGCGCCCCAGCGGGAGCGAAGATCCTCCAGCAGTGGCCGGCGGCGGGAGAGGGAGTCCTCCAGCCGCCGGGTGTCCTCACGCTGGTCAGAGAATAAGGAGAATATATTTGTGTCCTCCACccttaccaacaccaccaccacctcctccaccaccaagaGGAGCCGCCTGTCCCACAGCAAGGAGAGTCAGGGCAGCATCCTGGCACCatcccacctccaccactctgaggaggataatgatggaGGAACTACCTCAGGGGAGTCACCTGACCTGGGCATTGGGTCAGACCACCACTTCTCTAGCCTGGAGCGTGGCAccactgcccaccaccaccacacagccccTACTGCACGCCTCACtcacacgtcaccaccaccgccaccagatCCGCTGTGTTCAGAACCTA GTCACAGTGCCCTGATGGTGGAGAACCAACAGCTACGCGAAGAGAGTGCCAACCTTAAGGTGCGTCTTGTCTCCACCGAGGAAACCCTCAAGGATGTAGTGGAGAGGCTGTCACGTTCTAACCAACGGAAGGAAAATGTGGAGCGAGCCATCTACAAGCAGCTGCACAAGACCCATGATGTGCTCAAGAAAGCCAAGTCTCACTTGAAACAGGCCAATCCCTTGCCTCAGTAA
- the LOC135115732 gene encoding myosin-10-like isoform X1, whose product MQELELQHSELAAKDHLIQSLHQDLHRVEPEIEVKVQEIVERDRIIEEKIEQIEQQNKILVEIQITLDEKQKQLADMEQKVEESEQKVTKLTQDLDKSCKVIQTFAEEVHARDKEIVNLKKELKRKEKKVRDLVAELKETLDMLKKAKWEAETSGGEDGVKEMAEEENERLWAELESRKNEVVALQAEHKLSLSQAQDRLTRLQEQLDEKLKDLENQKNLHAKETEEQEARLREKAEQVARLEGQLQVLQSDMNSREGQLKTNQDVVEDLQDQLAQVKAELQTKKGELDNLQDELRKKNADMQDLVNRELWERNREVERLQDKLACLTTTSQGQLEAKEQELLRLKARLAEEAGTGKPVAGSVAQVTVVAGSCGPDVVTVNRPLNLSLTEDSGVAVQLLQREVNMVREEARALRLERSDLNNKLSILQQTLNDQNHQTAVPKSSSQNGRLADSRGKCQVEEQQQHKPTADFQGQVEVLCEELQATKKKIGQQLTQVNVCKYKEALRRHKQEITSLRKRLADSHNACDLLRTRLEELADFLERILELEEQGLISLSQLCPSQVASMHKTLDESRALSRSLSMSLMIGVDVSEQADPSLLSTSSWSLHEDTFSETHECPGQETLVDETLHQDDVLIQGGALQMKLETKECEVMSQNMSCLNERLVKSNQQLSEQAKVISELQAEVARLKDQGLPQHHHCSSADLSEPLPPPPLHLLQDSESSVAPVEGEGCPASDQSIPWGPKSVSSTDTAIKAHATHLEYLQQQQHKEGTNRLVVSQEQTWAPVSPSESEAWSEPDRNVSLARIGLDTSSLCGGPDRSMSRPRQLRSTAALTSESEAEVAPEDPVSAPLLSPASTSKASKRRSDVAELRRVTTKLRAVEQLNDTLRAELNIYQTLNQQLLPSPHQQRPSTSDKSVETHKGETADAAVGAEEASPALVTAPAPGVLTLPTPLLEEIRGLRGKLEEAIVNNDQLRDQLEAALTAHPQDEARFLHLTTAIQTAQEEQREAREKLQASQTALQKQEERCQQLNYKLQESEALVKQQQQQLEASQQQASAASQTLQEKESALKEQAALLIEREQEVRQLQSQVVQLQEEVARNGRLQEELQKQEARLLEVNKERLSLVGERARLQAQLASASTQARFQEPHASLLQQLETEQCTVSTLQKEREKLVVDKEALEKGTEVLREEVAALQAKITHLKAWHTQNTMFGSQHPHKEYPEQKQNAEPHLEDSIHLPGHQNNSNDAQQYEVEHQKILVRQLTAQLEAERQLTTNLQLQLKTLRTTGAVSPTTTTTTTTSATHGHDSVVEPISSPESVTSIEYYHQPLPDPTILWRHHSPAPIPAAPQRERRSSSSGRRRERESSSRRVSSRWSENKENIFVSSTLTNTTTTSSTTKRSRLSHSKESQGSILAPSHLHHSEEDNDGGTTSGESPDLGIGSDHHFSSLERGTTAHHHHTAPTARLTHTSPPPPPDPLCSEPTPSNFLDFSSHSALMVENQQLREESANLKVRLVSTEETLKDVVERLSRSNQRKENVERAIYKQLHKTHDVLKKAKSHLKQANPLPQ is encoded by the exons ATGCAAGAACTGGAGCTGCAGCACTCAGAACTTGCCGCCAAGGACCACCTCATACAGAGCCTCCACCAGGACCTCCACCGG GTTGAGCCAGAGATAGAGGTGAAGGTGCAGGAGATAGTTGAACGTGACCGCATCATTGAGGAGAAGATAGAGCAGATTGAGCAGCAGAACAAGATACTGGTGGAGATACAGATCACGCTGGatgagaagcagaagcagcTGGCAGACATGGAGCAGAAAGTGGAGGAGTCTGAGCAGAAGGTGACCAAGCTGACCCAAGACCTGGATAAGTCATGCAAGGTGATACAG ACCTTTGCGGAGGAAGTCCATGCACGGGATAAAGAGATTGTCAACCTGAAGAAGGAATTAAaacggaaagagaagaaggtgcGGGACTTGGTGGCAGAGCTGAAGGAGACGCTGGACATGCTGAAGAAAGCCAAGTGGGAGGCAGAGACAAGCGGAGGCGAGGACGGGGTGAAGGAAATGgctgaggaggagaacgag CGACTGTGGGCTGAGCTGGAATCCCGCAAGAATGAGGTGGTGGCACTGCAGGCCGAACACAAGCTGTCCCTCAGCCAGGCCCAGGATCGCCTCACACGCCTACAGGAACAACTTGATGAAAAACTGAAGGATCTGGAGAACCAGAAGAACCTCCATGCCAAGGAGACAGAAGAGCAAGAAGCCAGGCTGCGGGAGAAGGCAGAGCAGGTGGCTAGATTAGAGGGCCAGCTGCAGGTCCTGCAGAGTGACATGAACAGCAGGGAAGGCCAACTAAAAACCAATCAAGATGTGGTGGAGGATTTGCAGGACCAGCTGGCTCAAGTGAAGGCAGAGCTTCAGACCAAGAAAGGGGAGCTGGACAACCTACAGGATGAGcttagaaagaaaaatgcagacATGCAGGACCTTGTGAACAGAGAGCTTTGGGAGAGGAATCGCGAAGTGGAGCGTCTCCAGGATAAGCTGgcctgcctcaccaccacatcccAGGGTCAGCTGGAAGCCAAGGAGCAAGAGCTGCTAAGACTGAAGGCAAGATTGGCAGAGGAAGCGGGCACAGGGAAGCCAGTGGCTGGAAGCGTGGCCCAGGTCACTGTAGTGGCTGGCTCATGTGGGCCGGACGTAGTGACAGTGAATCGGCCTCTTAATTTGAGTCTGACAGAAGACAGTGGAGTAGCTGTGCAGCTTTTACAGCGGGAGGTAAATATGGTGCGAGAGGAAGCCAGGGCACTGAGGCTGGAGCGCAGTGACCTCAACAACAAGCTTTCCATCCTTCAGCAGACCCTCAATGACCAGAACCACCAGACTGCTGTCCCAAAAAGTTCGTCACAGAATGGAAGGCTTGCTGACAGCAGAGGGAAGTGTCAAgtggaggaacagcagcagcacaagcCCACAGCTGATTTCCAAGGTCAGGTAGAGGTGCTGTGTGAAGAGCTGCAGGCCACCAAGAAGAAGATTGGTCAGCAGCTGACTCAAGTGAATGTCTGCAAATACAAGGAAGCTCTACGTAGACACAAGCAGGAGATTACGTCTCTCAGGAAAAGGCTGGCCGACTCCCACAATGCTTGTGACTTGCTGAGAACACGTCTGGAGGAACTTGCAGACTTCCTGGAGCGCATCCTGGAGCTGGAGGAGCAAGGACTTATCAGCCTCAGCCAGCTGTGCCCCAGTCAGGTGGCTTCCATGCACAAGACCCTCGATGAGTCCCGGGCACTGTCTCGTTCCCTCTCCATGTCCCTCATGATAGGGGTGGATGTCTCAGAGCAGGCAGACCCTTCACTCCTCTCAACCTCCTCTTGGAGCCTGCATGAAGACACCTTCTCTGAGACCCATGAATGTCCTGGCCAAGAGACTCTTGTGGATGAAACTCTGCATCAAGATGATGTTTTAATACAAGGGGGAGCCTTGCAGATGAAGCTTGAAACAAAAGAATGTGAAGTCATGTCCCAAAATATGTCTTGTCTTAATGAGAGGCTGGTGAAGAGCAACCAACAGTTAAGTGAACAAGCCAAGGTCATCAGTGAACTGCAGGCAGAAGTGGCACGGCTCAAAGACCAAGGCCTGCCCCAGCACCACCATTGCTCCTCTGCTGATCTGTCAGAACCTCTgcccccacctcctctccacctcctgcaGGACAGTGAGAGTTCAGTGGCTCCAGTGGAAGGTGAGGGCTGTCCTGCCTCTGACCAAAGTATTCCCTGGGGTCCTAAGAGTGTTTCTTCCACTGACACAGCCATCAAAGCTCATGCCACCCATCTGGAATacctacagcagcagcagcacaaagaGGGCACCAACAGGCTGGTAGTGAGCCAAGAACAGACGTGGGCCCCAGTGTCTCCTTCAGAGAGTGAGGCATGGAGTGAACCTGACAGAAATGTCTCACTCGCCAGAATTGGTCTGGACACCAGTAGCCTGTGTGGTGGGCCAGACCGCTCCATGTCTCGCCCTCGCCAGCTCCGCTCCACAGCAGCCCTCACTTCAGAGTCTGAAGCAGAAGTTGCCCCAGAGGATCCCGTCTCAGCGCCCCTCCTGTCCCCAGCCTCCACCAGCAAGGCATCCAAGCGACGGTCTGATGTGGCCGAGCTGCGGCGAGTCACCACCAAGTTGAGGGCAGTGGAACAGCTCAATGACACCCTGAGGGCTGAGCTCAATATCTACCAGACTCTCAACCAGCAGCTGCTGCCCTCACCCCACCAGCAACGCCCCTCCACTAGTGATAAGAGCGTAGAAACTCACAAAGGAGAGACAgctgatgctgctgttggagCAGAGGAAGCCAGTCCTGCTTTGGTCACAGCTCCAGCCCCAGGTGTGCTGACTCTCCCCACTCCACTGCTGGAGGAAATCAGAGGTCTTCGGGGAAAGTTGGAAGAGGCCATTGTCAACAATGACCAGCTGCGGGACCAGCTGGAGGCTGCCCTCACTGCCCACCCCCAGGATGAAGCCAGGTTCCTCCATCTCACTACAGCCATACAG ACTGCCCAGGAGGAGCAGCGAGAGGCTAGGGAGAAGCTTCAAGCTTCCCAGACAGCTCtgcagaaacaggaagaaagatgtCAACAACTGAATTACAAACTGCAGGAGAGTGAGGCCCTtgtaaaacaacagcaacaacagctaGAAGCTTCACAGCAGCAGGCCTCAGCAGCCTCTCAGACTTTACAGGAGAAGGAGTCAGCCCTCAAAGAGCAAGCAGCCCTACTGAttgaaagagaacaagaagtaagGCAGCTACAGAGCCAAGTGGTTCAGCTGCAGGAGGAAGTTGCTAGGAATGGAAGGCTGCAAGAGGAATTACAGAAGCAGGAGGCACGTTTACTGGAGGTGAACAAGGAGAGACTGTCCCTAGTAGGAGAACGGGCCAGACTACAGGCCCAGTTGGCTTCTGCCTCCACTCAGGCTCGCTTTCAGGAGCCCCACGCATCCCTTCTTCAGCAGCTGGAGACTGAGCAGTGCACTGTTTCCACTCtgcagaaggaaagagagaagctaGTGGTTGATAAGGAGGCACTGGAAAAGGGAACAGAGGTGCTGCGGGAAGAGGTGGCTGCCTTGCAGGCCAAGATCACCCACCTCAAGGCTTggcacactcaaaacacaatgTTTGGCTCACAGCACCCACACAAGGAATATCCAGAACAGAAACAGAATGCTGAGCCACACCTTGAAGACAGCATTCACCTGCCTGGACACcagaataacagtaatgatgcaCAGCAGTATGAGGTTGAGCATCAGAAAATCTTGGTTAGACAGCTAACAGCACAGTTGGAGGCTGAGAGGCAGCTGACAACCAACTTACAACTGCAGCTCAAGACCCTAAGAACCACTGGTGCTGTTTccccaaccactaccaccaccaccaccacatctgccACACATGGCCATGACT ccGTGGTGGAGCCCATCAGTTCACCAGAGAGCGTCACCAGCATTGAGTATTACCACCAGCCCCTGCCAGACCCCACCATTCTGTGGCGGCACCACAGCCCTGCCCCCATCCCTGCAGCGCCCCAGCGGGAGCGAAGATCCTCCAGCAGTGGCCGGCGGCGGGAGAGGGAGTCCTCCAGCCGCCGGGTGTCCTCACGCTGGTCAGAGAATAAGGAGAATATATTTGTGTCCTCCACccttaccaacaccaccaccacctcctccaccaccaagaGGAGCCGCCTGTCCCACAGCAAGGAGAGTCAGGGCAGCATCCTGGCACCatcccacctccaccactctgaggaggataatgatggaGGAACTACCTCAGGGGAGTCACCTGACCTGGGCATTGGGTCAGACCACCACTTCTCTAGCCTGGAGCGTGGCAccactgcccaccaccaccacacagccccTACTGCACGCCTCACtcacacgtcaccaccaccgccaccagatCCGCTGTGTTCAGAACCTA CCCCCTCCAACTTCCTGGACTTCAGCA GTCACAGTGCCCTGATGGTGGAGAACCAACAGCTACGCGAAGAGAGTGCCAACCTTAAGGTGCGTCTTGTCTCCACCGAGGAAACCCTCAAGGATGTAGTGGAGAGGCTGTCACGTTCTAACCAACGGAAGGAAAATGTGGAGCGAGCCATCTACAAGCAGCTGCACAAGACCCATGATGTGCTCAAGAAAGCCAAGTCTCACTTGAAACAGGCCAATCCCTTGCCTCAGTAA